The following are encoded in a window of Methanococcus voltae genomic DNA:
- a CDS encoding TIGR00269 family protein encodes MTTISKSKCGKCGNAFNDDKLYFQKHSGVKFCEECFIKDTKRKIRKNLGKDILKNHITIAVGISGGKDSLVMAYVLNEFFKQIPNSKIIGIMVNEGIEGFRNDGIEKGIKFCEKFGIEYHIATFSEYIGANLDEIVNIAKEKNMTMNPCSFCGVIRRKILNRVAIEKKCDYLAIGHNLDDISQAVMMNYIEGDIKKLAILGKSSNSDKFVKRIKPLSKIPENEVKLFADILKMDYHKAPCPYSCLSYRSEVSDIIDMLEEKHAGTMYSIVAGYERLLEHLEVPGDITLCEKCGEPSALKICKVCSFLKDLGLEKNSKF; translated from the coding sequence ATGACTACAATTTCCAAATCCAAATGTGGAAAATGTGGAAACGCATTTAATGATGATAAATTATACTTTCAAAAGCATTCTGGAGTTAAATTCTGCGAAGAATGTTTTATAAAAGATACAAAAAGAAAAATAAGAAAAAATCTCGGTAAAGATATTTTAAAAAATCATATTACAATCGCTGTTGGAATTAGTGGGGGTAAAGATAGTTTAGTAATGGCCTATGTATTAAACGAATTCTTTAAACAAATTCCTAATTCCAAAATCATTGGTATTATGGTTAATGAAGGTATCGAAGGATTTAGAAATGACGGAATTGAAAAAGGAATAAAATTCTGTGAAAAATTCGGTATTGAGTACCATATTGCTACATTTTCAGAATACATCGGCGCAAATCTTGATGAAATTGTAAATATTGCGAAAGAAAAAAATATGACTATGAATCCGTGCTCTTTTTGCGGTGTGATTAGACGTAAAATATTAAATAGAGTTGCAATTGAAAAAAAATGCGATTATTTGGCAATTGGTCATAATTTAGACGATATTTCTCAAGCTGTGATGATGAACTATATTGAGGGTGATATTAAAAAACTCGCAATATTGGGCAAATCATCAAATAGTGATAAGTTTGTTAAACGAATAAAGCCTCTTTCAAAGATTCCCGAAAATGAAGTCAAATTATTTGCAGATATTCTTAAAATGGACTATCACAAAGCGCCTTGTCCGTACTCTTGCTTATCATATCGTTCAGAAGTCTCTGACATTATAGATATGCTCGAAGAAAAGCACGCTGGAACTATGTACTCTATTGTAGCAGGCTACGAGAGACTTCTTGAACATTTGGAAGTTCCTGGAGATATAACGTTATGTGAAAAATGTGGTGAACCGTCTGCTTTAAAAATTTGTAAAGTATGTAGTTTTTTAAAAGATTTGGGATTGGAAAAAAACTCTAAATTTTAA